A single region of the Brachypodium distachyon strain Bd21 chromosome 3, Brachypodium_distachyon_v3.0, whole genome shotgun sequence genome encodes:
- the LOC100846317 gene encoding aspartic proteinase-like protein 1: MRFPLLLLPLLAAAVAAQAAATLSTRMVYRLSDEARMAAGTRGARWPRRGSGDYYRSLVRSDLQRQKRRLGGGKHQLLSFSKDGGIIPTGNDFGWLYYTWVDVGTPNTSFMVALDTGSDLFWIPCDCIECAPLSGYHGSLDRDLGIYKPAESTTSRHLPCSHELCLLGSDCTNQKQPCPYNTKYLQENTTSSGLLVEDILHLDSRESHAPVKASVIIGCGRKQSGSYLDGIAPDGLLGLGMADISVPSFLARAGLVRNSFSMCFTKDSGRIFFGDQGVSTQQSTPFVPLYGKLQTYTVNVDKSCVGHKCFESTSFQAIVDSGTSFTALPLDIYKAVAIEFDKQVNASRLPQEATSFDYCYSASPLVMPDVPTVTLTFAGNKSFQPVNPTFLLHDEEGAVAGFCLAVVQSPEPIGIIAQNFLLGYHVVFDRENMKLGWYRSECHDLDNSTTVPLGPSQHNSPEDPLPSNEQQTSPAVTPAVAGRARASSSGPTNLHKLLANSHLLLLLTMSTVFFIS; the protein is encoded by the exons ATGCGCTTCCCGCTTCTCCTCCTGCCGCTGCTCGCCGCGGCAGTGGCGGCGCAGGCAGCGGCGACGCTCTCGACGAGGATGGTGTACCGGCTCTCCGACGAGGCGCGGATGGCGGCGGGGACGCGCGGGGCGcggtggccgcggcgcgggAGCGGCGACTACTACCGGTCGCTGGTCCGGAGCGACCTCCAGCGGCAGAAGCggcggctcggcggcggcaagcaccagctcctctccttctccaaAGACGGCGGCATCATCCCAACCGGCAACGATTTCGGCTG GTTGTATTACACATGGGTGGACGTTGGGACGCCAAACACTTCCTTTATGGTCGCATTGGATACTGGAAGTGATTTGTTCTGGATACCCTGTGATTGTATTGAGTGCGCTCCATTGTCCGGCTACCATGGGAGTTTG GATAGAGATCTGGGGATTTACAAACCAGCGGAATCAACTACAAGTCGCCATCTGCCCTGCAGCCATGAGCTTTGCTTATTGGGTTCAGACTGCACAAACCAAAAGCAGCCTTGTCCATACAATACTAAATATTTACAAGAAAATACAACCAGCTCAGGTTTGCTAGTTGAGGATATTCTACACTTGGATTCCAGAGAGAGCCATGCGCCAGTGAAGGCTTCAGTCATTATAGG TTGTGGTAGGAAGCAAAGTGGTAGCTATTTGGATGGTATTGCACCAGATGGACTTCTTGGGCTTGGGATGGCAGATATCTCAGTTCCGAGCTTCCTTGCAAGAGCTGGATTAGTTCGAAATTCCTTTTCAATGTGCTTTACGAAAGATTCTGGCAGAATTTTCTTTGGTGATCAAGGGGTGTCTACCCAACAGTCAACACCATTTGTTCCTTTGTATGGAAAACT TCAAACTTATACTGTTAATGTCGACAAATCTTGCGTTGGCCATAAATGTTTTGAGAGTACCAGCTTCCAGGCCATAGTTGACAGTGGAACATCATTCACAGCTCTTCCTCTAGACATTTACAAAGCTGTTGCTATCGAG TTTGACAAACAAGTTAATGCCTCAAGATTACCCCAGGAAGCAACTTCTTTTGACTATTGCTACAGTGCTAG TCCTCTGGTGATGCCTGATGTGCCAACTGTAACTCTGACTTTTGCTGGAAACAAGAGCTTTCAGCCTGTTAATCCTACATTTCTACTCCATGATGAAGAG GGAGCGGTTGCTGGTTTTTGCTTAGCTGTAGTACAATCACCTGAACCTATTGGAATTATTGCAC AGAATTTCTTGCTTGGATACCATGTTGTTTTCGACAGAGAAAACATGAAGTTGGGCTGGTATCGGTCTGAAT GCCATGATCTTGACAACAGCACGACAGTACCATTGGGTCCATCGCAGCACAACAGCCCAGAGGATCCGCTACCGTCGAATGAGCAGCAGACCTCTCCAGCTGTGACACCTGCAGTTGCAGGCAGGGCACGGGCCTCCTCGAGTGGACCGACGAATCTACATAAACTACTTGCTAACTCTCACTTGCTGTTGTTACTGACTATGTCCACTGTGTTCTTTATCTCATGA
- the LOC100827383 gene encoding membrane-anchored ubiquitin-fold protein 3 isoform X1, which translates to MAGGKEPIEVKFRLFDGTDIGPSKYDPSTTVSALKDFILARWPQDKEINPKTVNDLKLINAGRILENNRTLAESRVPVGEVPGGVITMHVVVRPPQADKNSAKQLANSPKQNRCGCTIL; encoded by the exons ATGGCCGGCGGGAAGGAGCCGATCGAGGTCAAGTTCCGGCTGTTCGACGGCACGGACATCGGCCCCAGCAAGTACGACCCCTCCACCACCGTCTCCGCGCTCAAGGATTTCATCCTCGCTCGGTGGCCGCAAG ATAAGGAAATAAATCCCAAAACTGTCAATGACCTGAAGCTTATCAATGCTGGAAGGATATTGGAGAATAACCGGACACTTGCGGAGTCCCGTGTCCCAGTAGGAGAGGTCCCGGGAGGTGTAATTACAATGCATGTGGTAGTGCGCCCTCCGCAAGCTGACAAAAACAGTG CGAAGCAGCTTGCGAATTCCCCCAAGCAGAACAGATGTGGATGCACCATACTGTGA
- the LOC100827383 gene encoding membrane-anchored ubiquitin-fold protein 3 isoform X2, which yields MAGGKEPIEVKFRLFDGTDIGPSKYDPSTTVSALKDFILARWPQDKEINPKTVNDLKLINAGRILENNRTLAESRVPVGEVPGGVITMHVVVRPPQADKNTKQLANSPKQNRCGCTIL from the exons ATGGCCGGCGGGAAGGAGCCGATCGAGGTCAAGTTCCGGCTGTTCGACGGCACGGACATCGGCCCCAGCAAGTACGACCCCTCCACCACCGTCTCCGCGCTCAAGGATTTCATCCTCGCTCGGTGGCCGCAAG ATAAGGAAATAAATCCCAAAACTGTCAATGACCTGAAGCTTATCAATGCTGGAAGGATATTGGAGAATAACCGGACACTTGCGGAGTCCCGTGTCCCAGTAGGAGAGGTCCCGGGAGGTGTAATTACAATGCATGTGGTAGTGCGCCCTCCGCAAGCTGACAAAAACA CGAAGCAGCTTGCGAATTCCCCCAAGCAGAACAGATGTGGATGCACCATACTGTGA
- the LOC100846011 gene encoding heavy metal-associated isoprenylated plant protein 23 has translation MGGSVKRLVLGLLGAVGGGGGHGGKKRTRRRHQHQQQLQLQLQLQTVVVELRVRMDCERCERQVKKALAGITGVEHVEVSRRQQRVTVTGNVDPHKVLRQAQLTGKKAELWRTQNNPAYSSTADMALYGMGAAAQAHERWAAAVPYQRNPDATTLSAEHITDLFSDDNPNACFIM, from the exons ATGGGAGGCAGCGTGAAGCGGCTAGTGCTGGGCCTGTTGGGGGCGgtcggtggtggtggaggccaCGGCGGCAAGAAGAGGACTAGAAGAAggcatcagcatcagcagcagctgcagctgcagctgcagctgcagacAGTGGTAGTGGAGCTCAGGGTCCGGATGGACTGCGAGCGGTGCGAGCGCCAGGTCAAGAAGGCCCTCGCCGGAATCACAG GGGTGGAGCATGTTGAGGTGAGCAGAAGGCAGCAGAGGGTGACCGTCACTGGCAACGTGGACCCACACAAGGTCCTGCGGCAGGCCCAGTTGACAGGGAAGAAGGCAGAGCTGTGGCGGACCCAGAACAACCCTGCCTACAGCAGCACGGCCGACATGGCCCTCTACGGCATGGGAGCAGCAGCCCAGGCCCATGAAAGGTGGGCCGCTGCTGTCCCGTACCAGAGGAACCCCGATGCCACCACCCTCAGCGCCGAGCACATCACCGACTTGTTCAGCGACGACAACCCCAACGCCTGCTTCATCATGTGA
- the LOC100827681 gene encoding tRNA (carboxymethyluridine(34)-5-O)-methyltransferase, protein MIQIFSRIAAKSTRRLISASNPHSSILHREEFSCWNPTSRGISTNDSMRSDENLEAQDASLPEGKNHSCSPGVQSTPDIEKKYVHCVYDAIAPHFSSTRFAKWPKVAGFLNSLRPGSVVLDAGCGNGKYLGFNAECFYVGCDISPPLIEICAGRGHEVFVGDAVNLPYRENVGDAAISIAVLHHLSTEDRRRKAIEELIRVVKRGGLVLITVWAVEQEDKSLLNKWTPLCDKYNEEWVDPSSPPVRNQSATMLDSIEENDEDTGITKQTDDEMKRRYDGMDDKTTALCSNSIDEHDKTQQEYFVPWHLPFHRAEISGASAAALQNGFAKKDDKKGTVVYNRYYHVFVEGELQRLVDGMKNAAIVDQFYDKSNWCIVLEKL, encoded by the exons ATGATCCAAATATTTTCGAGGATAGCAGCAAAGAGCACTCGCCGACTCATCTCTGCATCTAACCCGCATAGTTCAATCCTTCATCGTGAAGAATTCTCTTGTTGGAATCCAACCTCTCGAGGTATTAGCACCAACGACTCCATGAGGTCGGATGAGAATTTGGAAGCTCAGGACGCATCCCTTCCTGAAGGGAAGAACCACAGCTGCTCCCCTGGTGTCCAGTCCACTCCAGACATCGAGAAGAAGTACGTGCACTGCGTCTACGATGCTATAGCTCCTCATTTCAGCTCCACGCGGTTCGCCAAATGGCCCAAGGTCGCGGGGTTCTTGAACTCGTTGAGGCCAGGGTCTGTCGTGCTGGATGCGGGTTGTGGCAATGGCAAGTATTTGGGCTTCAATGCTGAATGCTTCTATGTAGGCTGTGATATAAGCCCTCCGCTGATAGAGATTTGCGCGGGGAGGGGGCATGAGGTGTTTGTTGGAGATGCCGTCAACCTCCCATATAGGGAAAATGTTGGTGACGCCGCGATCTCAATAGCAGTGTTGCATCATTTGAGTACCGAGGATAGGCGGAGGAAAGCCATAGAAGAGTTGATCCGTGTTGTGAAGAGAGGTGGTCTTGTGCTGATTACTGTCTGGGCTGTGGAGCAGGAAGACAAGTCACTTCTTAACAAGTGGACTCCCTTATGTGACAAGTATAATGAAGAGTGGGTTGATCCTAGCAGTCCTCCGGTGCGTAACCAATCAGCTACCATGCTAGATAGCATTGAAGAGAATGATGAAGACACGGGCATCACGAAGCAAACAGATGATGAGATGAAAAGACGTTATGATGGTATGGATGATAAGACCACTGCACTTTGTAGTAATTCTATTGATGAGCATGACAAAACCCAGCAGGAGTACTTTGTTCCTTGGCATCTACCATTTCACCGAGCTGAAATTAGTGGtgcatctgctgctgctcttcaaAATGGATTTGCAAAGAAAGATGATAAGAAGGGTACTGTTGTCTACAACCGCTATTACCATGTCTTTGTTGAAGGGGAACTTCAAAG GTTAGTTGATGGGATGAAAAATGCAGCTATCGTTGACCAATTCTACGACAAATCCAACTGGTGCATAGTTCTCGAGAAGCTTTGA